One part of the Muntiacus reevesi chromosome 20, mMunRee1.1, whole genome shotgun sequence genome encodes these proteins:
- the LOC136151928 gene encoding butyrophilin-like protein 1, with translation MAGFPGLFPASVLPALLLWVSMWGSPVSGFSVMGPAQPIKVPLGADATLPCQLSPEQSAAHMQIRWYRTQLSPAVLVYQNGQEQDGEQMLEYRGRTELAEDSIGRGAVALLIQHVRASDDGQYWCHFNDGHISQEAIVELHVIGLGSAPHVRMMGPEDNGIQVLCSSEGWFPKPRVQWNDMAGGKLLSLSESQSQDGDGLFHVEASLVVKDSSLGNVTCSIQNPVSGQEKASAIFLPEPFFPRTSPWKTALAGTLPVLVLLLIGISYTGWRQHKAKNREVKEKEKASQERAKVAKEKEEAHSAKRELEEDLEQRKALYNKDWKKALIYPDWRKEQFEHVPVSVNHENVHQNNSDFTKETQAVLCNKQGGGNLLKLDQKGFTKGRYYWEVDLEDTDEWTLGIYDEPTEKSELPNDLREMKFNVLEKKGCEYRALTCSCQGISKEESLLIEKCPQKIVIFLDYEDSNISFYNMIDGTHIFSFNQAHISGSVYPYFKLKSMEFSPSA, from the exons ATGGCAGGTTTTCCTGGCCTCTTTCCTGCTAGTGTTCTACCTGCTCTCCTTCTCTGGGTATCCATGTGGGGCTCCCCAG TGTCCGGGTTTTCTGTGATGGGACCAGCTCAGCCCATTAAGGTCCCACTAGGAGCAGATGCCACTCTGCCCTGCCAGTTGTCCCCTGAGCAGAGTGCAGCCCACATGCAGATCCGGTGGTACCGAACCCAGCTCTCCCCGGCGGTGCTCGTGTACCAGAATGGGCAGGAACAAGACGGGGAGCAAATGCTGGAGTACCGTGGTAGGACAGAGTTGGCGGAGGACTCCATCGGCAGAGGGGCTGTGGCCCTGCTGATCCAACACGTCCGTGCGTCTGATGATGGCCAGTATTGGTGTCATTTTAATGATGGTCACATCTCCCAGGAAGCCATTGTGGAACTGCACGTGATAG GCTTGGGCTCTGCCCCTCACGTTCGCATGATGGGGCCCGAGGATAACGGGATCCAAGTTCTGTGCTCCTCAGAAGGCTGGTTCCCCAAACCCAGGGTGCAGTGGAACGACATGGCAGGAGGGAAGCTACTATCCCTCTCTGAATCTCAGAGTCAAGATGGAGATGGGCTGTTCCATGTGGAGGCATCTCTTGTGGTCAAGGACAGCTCTCTGGGCAATGTGACCTGCTCCATCCAGAACCCCGTTTCTGGCCAGGAGAAAGCGTCGGCCATCTTCCTTCCAG AGCCCTTCTTCCCCAGAACGTCTCCATGGAAGACAGCCCTGGCTGGGACACTCCCGGTGCTGGTGCTTCTCCTCATCGGGATCAGCTACACTGGCTGGAGACAACATAAAGCCAAAAACAGAGAagtaaaggaaaaggagaaagcatctCAGGAAAGAGCCAAGGTGgcgaaagaaaaggaagaggcacATTCAGCCAAAA ggGAGCTTGAGGAAGATCTCG AACAGCGAAAGGCATTATACAATAAAG ACTGGAAGAAGGCCTTGATATATCCTG ACTGGAGGAAGGAACAGTTTGAACATG ttcCTGTGAGTGTCAATCATGAAAATGTTCATCAGAACAATTCTGACTTCACAAAGGAAACTCAGGCAGTATTATGTAATAAGCAAGGAGGTGGCAATCTTCTCAAACTTGATCAGAAAGGATTCACTAAGGGGAGATATTACTGGGAGGTGGACCTTGAGGACACTGATGAATGGACTCTAGGCATTTATGACGAGCCCACAGAGAAGAGTGAGTTACCCAACGATCTACGGGAGATGAAGTTCAACGTCTTAGAGAAGAAGGGATGTGAATACAGGGCTCTCACTTGTTCTTGCCAAGGCATTTCCAAAGAAGAGTCTCTCCTGATTGAAAAGTGCCCACAAAAGATTGTAATTTTCTTGGATTATGAGGATAGTAACATTTCTTTCTATAACATGAttgatggaacccacatcttctcCTTCAACCAGGCCCACATCTCTGGGTCAGTCTATCCTTACTTCAAACTGaaatccatggagttctccccATCTGCATGA